A window of Methylocaldum szegediense genomic DNA:
CGAGCATCGGACGCAAGGTACCCGGCAACATTCTGGATCGCTATCGCGCACATGGCCGTTACCTGGGTTCTGCCTGGAGCACTCGCGTCGCGGCAGACCTGGCGGAACAGTACGGGCTAAAGCTGGTCGCGGAATGGCCGGTTACCGTCTTGAGAGTGGTGTGCGTGGTGTATGAAATTCCTACAGATCAAATCCCGGTCGACATGATGAATACCATCGCGCAGGATCACCGGGTCGAATCCGTGCAGTTTATGCGGACCTTTCAGGCTTTAGTCGATGATACGTCGGCTTCCCTCGGCGGCGATCCTTACTTTCGATTGCAAAAAAATCTCCAGCGCATGCGCATCGAGACGGCTCACCGTCTGGCGACCGGAAGAGGCGTCCGCATCGCGCTGGTCGACACCGGCGTGGACGACGCCCACCCCGATCTCCAAGGCCAAATCGCTGTGTCGAAAAATCTGGCATCGTCGAATCACGACAAACCGACCGATGATGTCCACGGGACGGCGGTCGCCGGCATCGTCGCCGCTCGCAGTGGAAACGGAATCGGCATTGCCGGAATTGCGCCCGGTGCCAAGATCTACGCGCTCAAAGCGTGTTGGCCGGAGCACCCCGGTTCAGTTTCTGCGCTCTGCAACAGTTTTACGCTCTTGGCGGCGCTTAATGAGGCTGTGCGTCTTGGCATCCCCATCGTCAATCTGAGCTTGACCGGGGCTGACGATCCTCTGGTCGGAAGGCTTCTTCGGGCAGCGATCGATCAGGGTATCCTCGTGGTCGCCGCGGATGCCAGTGAAAACGGCTCAAACCCGGGTTTTCCCGCCAATCAGACCGGCGTCATTGCGGTTCGAACAGTCCAGACGGATCACAAGCCGAAAGCGACCGCCGATGATGGGATCGTTGCTCCGGGCACCGATATTCTCACGACACTGCCGTATGGGAGATACGACTTCGTGTCCGGCAGTTCTTTCGCCGCTCCCCATGTCACAGGCGTATTGGCACTGATGCGACAACTCAAGCCCAGCTTGACCGCGCCCGAGGCCGTAAAGCTCCTGCACGCATCGGTTGTGAGCTCTACGCAAGCTCAGGATCCTTTAAACCGGGTCATCGATGCTTGCCTTGCGCTCGCGCGATTGCTCGGTCTCCCTGATTGCGGGAAGCCTTCGTAGCTTTTTTCGTGCTCGCGCACGACCGCTTCATGGCGATATGGAGAGACTTCCTCCGCGCAAGCGCTCGGCGTCATGACATATCCACTCCGGCAGGCTCCGGCGTCAGTTCGCGAAATAAGGTCTGAAGTTTCTTGCGCGCGTGAAACATCCGTGTTTTCACCGTATTTTCCGGGCAGTCGAGAATGGCAGCGATCTCTTGATAGCGAAGCCCTTGGCCAAAGGTCAATTCGATAACGGCGCGTTGATCCTGCGGGAGTGACTCCAATGCCACCGAGAGGAGATCCTCGCCTTCCACCTGCCGGGCAGGTGACGCTTTGCTATCCGCCAATTCCTCCCCGAATTCGTCTATAGGCACGGCATGGGCGGATCGGGCCTGCTTCGCCGAGACTTTAAGTGCCTTGCGATAAGCAATACCGAAAATCCAAGTCGATACCTTACAGGTGTAATCAAAGGTCTCCGGCTTTTCCCAAACGACGAGCATCGTTTCATTGATCACATCCTCTACCATATCGAGCTGTCGCGTCACCTGAAAAACAAACCGGGACAAGCGCCGGTAAAAGCTCGAATACAGCGTCTCGAAAGCACCTATGTCGCGTGCCTGGATGCCTGTCATCAGTTTGCGATCTCGATGATCATCGATGCATGAGGCGGTTTGTCCATCAGACAGGCTTATCGTCGGATCGACAGTCATATGCATAGAATCGGTGCCATGACGAGTTCTTTCAAAGCAGGAATGGGCAGGGTCTAATCTGTAGATTTCCGGAAACGCAGAAAAGGTTCACGGTCGTCCGGATTTTTTCGCGAGGGACCAGGCGTGGTGGAAAAGGTCGTCTACCTTTGCGCGGGCGGTCGACAACTATGGCCGTGGGCACGCTCGGCTCATATCCGTTTCGGAGGCCAATCTCGGCCGGTGCAGTGCAGGAAGTTTCTAACCGGTAGAATGGCGCGAGTAGATGCGGGAAACCGGTGCGCCAGGTCGTGCATAGTTCCGAATCAGCGAGTTCTCTGCGAAACTTGTGTTTCTGAAGAACGACTAACAGCCTAACCCGGTCAGCCGTTTGCCTGAACTTCAGCTTCGTTCGGTACAGGTCTGGCGAAGGGTTGCTCGAGCCTATCGGGGTTAGCTTTACGAGAACGTTCCGGAGAGTTCTTCCACTTAACCCGCTCATCTTTCAACCCATCATTGGGAAGCGATCATGTTTGATTTTCTAGGACCGGATTCGACCGGACACTATTTACAGCCCGCCGTGCACGGAGCGGGCGACGGGAACGGCGGCGGATTTCTTGTGCTTATCGATAGTGCGTTGGACGCCGTGTCGCGTGCGCTGGAATCGGGGGATTCTGGTAACCCCTTGGTAGGCGTCGAGGCGTTAGGAACCAATTGGCACCCACTGATCGTTCACTTTCCGATCGCGTTTCTGACCGGCTTTTTTCTGCTTGAGCTCATAGGCGTAGTGCTGAGACGGCAGGGCTTACGGTACGCTGCCAGTTGGATGCTTTATCTTGGGGCGTTGGCAGCCATTGCGGCCGCTACCGCCGGATTGATTGCGGCAAATACCGTCCCCCACGGCAGCGGCGTACACGAGATCATGGAATGGCATGAACGACTGGGATTGACGATCGCGGGCCTTTCTTCTGTTCTGGCCATCTGGCGTTTGCTGGGTCGTGAGCGCATATCGGCGATGGCCGAAGCCCTGCATCTCTTCCTGGGAGCGATACTCGTCATCGCCATCGTTTTTGCGGCAGACCTGGGCGGATTGATGGTCTATCAGCACGGAGTGGGTGTCAAAAGTCTGCAGGTCGCCGACGATCACCATCACCATCATCATCACGACGATCACGAGCATGCTCAGGCGGATTCCAACCGGGCTTCGGATGCTCAGCCAACGCAAGGTGCCGAAGCGGCGGACAATTCCGGCGAGTCTGACGGTTCCTCCGTCGAACCGCGCTCCCACGGAGCATCGGATAGCGCCGACGAAGCCCATTCGCACGAGGCGTCCGGCTCCGAAGCGAAACCCCATTCGCACGAAACTCCCAGCGGCGATGGCAAAACGCACTCCCATAAGGATTCCCATACCCATGGCAAGCCCCATTCCCACGGAGTTGCCGGTACTCGCAAAGAACCTCGTGCCAAACCGTAATCACGGGTATTGCCGCGTCCGAGTTTCCGTCCCGCTGCCGAATCGTGTATCAAGGAACAATATGCGATTATAGGGGTGGGTGGCGGCTGCCGAGAGGCAGGTATGGCATCATTCCACGACGAGGTCTTTAGTTCGTAGGTTGAAGATCAGCACATGATCCTGCGGGAAAACCAGCGAGTGCTTTTACGCAGGACTCGGCTCACTCGACGTGCCGTGCTCTGTTCCAATCGGTGGCGGCGAATGTCGTCGCCGAAATACGCGAAACCCATGTGTTTGGGGTATCCAGTCCCGTGTGCTCCACTTGCTTGCCGTTTTTCAGAACCCGCGTCAGGGGCGTAAGCCGTTTCTCCGGTTTTTTCGGCGAGCTAGAAAGCCTCTTCCCACGGCTTGGACAGAACCATGGCCGAATGAATGATGCCGACCATCGAATAGGTCTGCGGAAAATTGCCCCACATTTCGCCGGTCCTGGGATCGGTGTCTTCGGACAAAAGCCCTAGGTGGTTGCGGCAGCGGAGCATCTCTTCAAACATGGCGCGAGCGTCCTCTTTTCTGCCGATAGCTGCGAGAGCGCTGATCATCCAGAAAGTACAGATGTTGAACGCGTTCTGCGGTTGGCCGAAATCGTCCGGTTCCACGTATCGCATCATGTGATTCCCTCGACGCAGTTCCTTTTCCACTGCCTCGACGGTGCCAATGAAGCGCGGATCGTCCGCTGCCAGGAATTGCAGGTCGTGCAGAAGCAAGAGGCTAGCGTCGAGTTCGGAACCGCCGAAGCTGCCGACGAAGGTATTCCGTCCGGGATCGTACGCGCGCTCCATGATTTCCGCTCGAATCCGCTCGGCCTGGGAACGCCAATATTGGGCGCGGTCGTGCAAGCCGATACGGTCGGCGATGCGGGCCAAGCGGTCGCAGCCCGCCCAGCACATCACCGCTGAAAAGGTATGGACGCGGGCGAAACCACGGAATTCCCACAAGCTCGCGTCCGGCTGGTTGTACACCCGGGTGCATTGACGGCCGAGATTCTCCAGGCGTTCGAACAGACGCTGATCGCCTGGGTGGGCGAGACGGAGGTCGAAAAAAGCTTGCGTCGCTGCCATGATCACGCTGCCGTAGATATCGTTCTGGACATGTTCGTAAGCTTGATTCCCGATGCGTACCGGCCTGTGATTCCGATAGCCGCGGAGCGATGAGATCGTGCATTCAATCAGCTTTTTCTCCAGTGCGATGCCGTAAACTGGTTGAAGCCGGCTGTCGTCGGCCTCGGCCGCGATATTGGAGATGTAGTCCAGATATTCCTCCATGGTTCCGGTCGCGCTCAGCCGGTTGAGCGCGTTGACGACGAAATAGGCGTCGCGCAGCCAGCAGTAGCGATAATCCCAGTTGCGCTCGGTTCCCGCGGCTTCGGGAATCGACGTGGTCATGGCGGCGATCACGGCGCCGGTTTCCTCGAAGCAGCAGAGCTTGAGGGTGATGGCGGCACGGATCACCGCTTCCTGCCATTCGAAGGGGATGGACAGCGAGCGGGTCCATTCGCGCCAGTACAACAGGGTCTGCTCGTAACTTTCCCGCGTCGCCTCGGCAACGGTGTAGCGGAGCGGTTCGTCCGGACCGAAGGTGATCGCCGACGGCTCTTCCAGCAAGAACGGTGTTTCGTCCAGGATGTAAGAAACCGGCATGTCAGTGGTCATGCGGAAACAGGTACCGGGCGCCAAAAATTGGATGTAGTTGGATCCCTGGATCGTTTGCATGGGTTTGGCGCCGTAGTCGTAGGTCGGGCGGACGCGCACCGAAATCCGTGGCGTGCCGTTGATCGGGTGAAGCCTTCTGACCAGCCGCTGCGAACGGTGCATATGGCCGTACCGTCTGAAGCGCGGCGCGAAATCGGTGATCTGTACCGCCGCGCCGTGCCGGTCGTAAAGCGTGGTCACCAGGATCGCGGTGTTGTGTTCGTAGTGTTGTTCGCTGTGGGAGAAATCGTCGATAAGGATATCGAAGAATCCTTCCTGAACCTCGTCCTCGTCACCATTGATCAGACTGCAGAAGATGGGATCGCCGTCGAACCGTGGCAGGCAGCACCAGACGATGCGCCCCTTGCGGTCGATTAGCGCGCTGTACATGCAGTTGCCGATGATTCCGAGTTCGAGATTGCTCATGACGACTCCCTCTTCGTTTTGATCATTTCGACCTGGAAACGGCAGTCCCCTTTCCGGGTTCTATCGCCGCCCGTCGCTAAATCATCGAAGGCGCTTCGACCAACGTTCGTTTCAATGGTTCCGCAAAAAACTCTCGCCGGTATCGGCATCGAATAGATGAATCTTCGTGGCGTCGTAGGTCAGTTCGATCCTCTCGCCGCGTCCGACCCGGAGATCGGGAGGCACACGCACGATCAGAACGACTCCGGGCTTGCCGGTTTCATGCGCGATGAGCGACGATGCTTCGTGCGGTCCCGGGTGCGGCAGGACCGGCTGAACATGAAGGTAAAGATCGGCGCCTAGCCACTCCGCCATGACGATCTCGGCCGAAAAAACCGGACCCGGCTGAGGCGCTGCTTCCGGCAGGTAAAAGTGCTCGGGACGGATGCCGACAACGACTGTGCGGTTGCCCAAGCGATCGAGAGGAAAAGATGCCGGCAGGGGGCAAGGCCCCATGGGCAGCAGCAGATTGTTGTCGCCGATCTCGGCATGCAGGAAGTTCATCGCAGGCGAGCCGATGAAGCCGGCCACGAATTCGTTGCGCGGTGTCTCGTATAGCTCCTTCGGCGTCCCGATCTGTTGCACTTCGCCGGCACGCAGCAGCGCCACCCTGTCACCCAGTACCATGGCTTCGGTTTGGTCGTGAGTGACATAAATGGTCGTGATGCCCAGCCGCTGCTGAAGCGCCGCGATTTCGGTACGCATTTGAACACGTAAGCGGGCGTCCAGGTTCGACAAGGGCTCGTCCAGCAAGAACACCTGCGGTCTGCGCACAATCGCCCGTCCCATGGCTACCCGCTGACGCTGCCCGCCCGAGAGATCAGAGGGTTTGCGGTCGAGCAGCGCATCCAGCTGCAGAATGCCTGCAACTTCGTCCACTCGCCGCTTAATTTCGCTCCGAGGCAGTTTGGCCAGCAGCAGCGGAAACGCGATGTTCTCCCGGACGGTCATGTGGGGGTAGAGCGCGTAGCTCTGGAACACCATGGCCATATTGCGGTCCTTGGGATCGAGCTCGTTGATTCTCTTGCCGTCTACCCGGATTTCGCCTTCGGTGATGTCTTCCAGACCAACGATCATATGAAGCAGGGTCGATTTGCCGCAGCCCGACGGCCCCACGAGGATGAAAAACTCTCCGTCTTTCACGGTGAAATTCGCCTTTCTGATCGCCCAGGCACCGCCAGCGAAACGTTTGCTGACATGATCGAGAACGATTTCAGCCACGTTGAGGTCTCCCGCTTATCCTTTGACCGCGCCGGCGGTGAGTCCCGCGATGATCCGGCGTTGAAACACCAGGACCAGCGCGATGACCGGTATCGTGACCACCACGGAAGCGGCGGCAATGGAACCAACCGGCAGTTCGTATTGAGAACTTCCCGTAAAAAACGCGATGGCGACCGGTACGGTGCGGGCGCGATCCGTGGAGGTGAGGGATGCCGCAAACAGAAAGTCGTTCCAGGCGAAGATGAAGACTAGGATGGCCGAAGCGAAAATGCCCGGCGTCACCAGCGGCAGAATGACCAGCCGGAACGCCTGCGACGGCGTAGCGCCGTCGACCCGGGCCGCTTTTTCCAGTTCCCACGGGACCTCGCGGAAAAAAGCCGTCAAGGTCCAAATGGCGAGCGGCAGGGTGAAGCTCAAATAAGGGAGGATGAGTCCGGGCCAGGTATCGAAAAGACGCAGCGTGCGCCAGAGCTCGAACAGAGGGCCGACCACGGAAACCGCGGGAAACATGGCAACGGCGAGCGTGCCGTAAAAAATCCATTGTTTGCCGCGAAATTCGAGCCGAACGATGGCGTAGGCCGCGAAAACGGCGATCAGTATCGATAATGCGGTCGTGATCGAGGCGATCCCTAACGAATTCAAGATCGCCGCTGGGAACTGCGGGTCCGTGAACACTGCGCGGTAGTGTTCCAGACTGAAGGTCTCGGGAAGAAAACGCCCATTGCCGAGCTCGCGGCCCGGTTTAAGCGACAACGACACGATCCAGATCACCGGCAGCAAGGCATACGCAACGGCTAGGATACTTCCCAAGGCACCGGGCAATCCGTCCATGCCTCTCAAGCTCAATCGCATTCGATATCACCTTCCGGCGCGGAGCAAAGGCGTGCCGAAGCCCTTAATGAACAGCAGGGCAATGGCGAGCGCGCACAAAAAAATGAGGACCGACACGGCCGAACCGAGTCCTAAGTTGAGACGGGCGATCAGCGTATTGTAGCCGACCACCGACACCGATTCCGTGCCGTGAGCGCCGCGCGTCAGAACATACACTGCATCGAAGATGCGAAACGCATCCAGGCTGCGGAACAGTAGAGCAACCACGATGGACGGTTTCATCAAGGGCAGGATGATAAGGCGCAAACGTTGCATTGCGGATGCGCCGTCGACCCTGGCTGCCTTGATCACCTCGTCCGGAATGAGGCTCAGTCCTGCGAGCAGGAGGAGCGCCATGAAAGGCGTGGTTTTCCAGATCTCGCTGACAATGATGACGACGAAGGCCGACCAGCGTTGGTTGAGCCAAGCCAGATCGGTGCCGAGTAGGCGGTTGACGAACCCGGTGGTTGGATCGAACGCGAATTTCCAAGCGAGAGCCGCAACCACAGTGATGATGGCGTAAGGCACCAAAACCGCGGATCGCACCGTGCGGCGCCCGAATACGGCTTTATGCATGAGAAGCGCGAGAGCGAATCCAAGCAGCAGTTCGAAAAAGACGGAAACGATCGTAATCAGGAGCGTGTTCCAAAGTGCCTGCCACCAGATTTCCGAGCTCAGAACGCTAAAATAATTGCCAAGACCAACAAACTCCGGCGGAGTCGCGAAGCGGAGATCGTAGCGGTAAAGCGAAAGCTGTACGGCATAGAGAATAGGGTAGGCCGTTACCAAGGCCATGGCGGCTAGGGCAGGGGTGCACAGAAGCCAGCCCTTGAGGTTCCGTGTTCGCTTCATAGTAGCCCTTCCGATCGTATCGCTCGTTGCACGGCTTTTCGCAAGCGCGCTTCATCGCGGTCCGGGTCGATGTCGCGCATGGGATGAAGGGTACGGCTGATGGCGAGGGAAACGTCGGCGTACAGCGGCGTTCGAGGACGCTCCACTGCGTTTTCCAAGGTAGCCCGCAGCACATCCGCGAACGGCAGCCGGCGACGTACGACCGGATCGTCGTAGAGTGCGTGCAACGTAGGCGGGAGTCCGCCCCGTTCGGCGGCGATACGTTGACTGGCCTTGCCGGCGAGACAATCGGCCGCATGGAAAGCGAGTTCGGGATAGCGCGAATAGGTGCTGACGGCCAGATCGATTCCACCGACCGTGACCCGGCTAGGTCGACCGGGTATGACCGCGGGCCAGCGCGCCCAGCCCATGTTCGCTGCGACTTCCGGCGCGTTCTGGAGAGCACTGGGCCAGACGAAGCTGTAATTCAGCATGAAAGTCGAATGGCCGGTTTCGAAAGCCAGCCGCGATTGGTCTTCCCGGCTCGTGGAAAGTCCCGGATCGGCCGCGGGAGACGTCGCCAAGC
This region includes:
- a CDS encoding glycoside hydrolase family 15 protein, with translation MSNLELGIIGNCMYSALIDRKGRIVWCCLPRFDGDPIFCSLINGDEDEVQEGFFDILIDDFSHSEQHYEHNTAILVTTLYDRHGAAVQITDFAPRFRRYGHMHRSQRLVRRLHPINGTPRISVRVRPTYDYGAKPMQTIQGSNYIQFLAPGTCFRMTTDMPVSYILDETPFLLEEPSAITFGPDEPLRYTVAEATRESYEQTLLYWREWTRSLSIPFEWQEAVIRAAITLKLCCFEETGAVIAAMTTSIPEAAGTERNWDYRYCWLRDAYFVVNALNRLSATGTMEEYLDYISNIAAEADDSRLQPVYGIALEKKLIECTISSLRGYRNHRPVRIGNQAYEHVQNDIYGSVIMAATQAFFDLRLAHPGDQRLFERLENLGRQCTRVYNQPDASLWEFRGFARVHTFSAVMCWAGCDRLARIADRIGLHDRAQYWRSQAERIRAEIMERAYDPGRNTFVGSFGGSELDASLLLLHDLQFLAADDPRFIGTVEAVEKELRRGNHMMRYVEPDDFGQPQNAFNICTFWMISALAAIGRKEDARAMFEEMLRCRNHLGLLSEDTDPRTGEMWGNFPQTYSMVGIIHSAMVLSKPWEEAF
- a CDS encoding carbohydrate ABC transporter permease; translated protein: MKRTRNLKGWLLCTPALAAMALVTAYPILYAVQLSLYRYDLRFATPPEFVGLGNYFSVLSSEIWWQALWNTLLITIVSVFFELLLGFALALLMHKAVFGRRTVRSAVLVPYAIITVVAALAWKFAFDPTTGFVNRLLGTDLAWLNQRWSAFVVIIVSEIWKTTPFMALLLLAGLSLIPDEVIKAARVDGASAMQRLRLIILPLMKPSIVVALLFRSLDAFRIFDAVYVLTRGAHGTESVSVVGYNTLIARLNLGLGSAVSVLIFLCALAIALLFIKGFGTPLLRAGR
- a CDS encoding carbohydrate ABC transporter permease, which codes for MRLSLRGMDGLPGALGSILAVAYALLPVIWIVSLSLKPGRELGNGRFLPETFSLEHYRAVFTDPQFPAAILNSLGIASITTALSILIAVFAAYAIVRLEFRGKQWIFYGTLAVAMFPAVSVVGPLFELWRTLRLFDTWPGLILPYLSFTLPLAIWTLTAFFREVPWELEKAARVDGATPSQAFRLVILPLVTPGIFASAILVFIFAWNDFLFAASLTSTDRARTVPVAIAFFTGSSQYELPVGSIAAASVVVTIPVIALVLVFQRRIIAGLTAGAVKG
- a CDS encoding ABC transporter ATP-binding protein; protein product: MAEIVLDHVSKRFAGGAWAIRKANFTVKDGEFFILVGPSGCGKSTLLHMIVGLEDITEGEIRVDGKRINELDPKDRNMAMVFQSYALYPHMTVRENIAFPLLLAKLPRSEIKRRVDEVAGILQLDALLDRKPSDLSGGQRQRVAMGRAIVRRPQVFLLDEPLSNLDARLRVQMRTEIAALQQRLGITTIYVTHDQTEAMVLGDRVALLRAGEVQQIGTPKELYETPRNEFVAGFIGSPAMNFLHAEIGDNNLLLPMGPCPLPASFPLDRLGNRTVVVGIRPEHFYLPEAAPQPGPVFSAEIVMAEWLGADLYLHVQPVLPHPGPHEASSLIAHETGKPGVVLIVRVPPDLRVGRGERIELTYDATKIHLFDADTGESFLRNH
- a CDS encoding DUF2231 domain-containing protein, with translation MFDFLGPDSTGHYLQPAVHGAGDGNGGGFLVLIDSALDAVSRALESGDSGNPLVGVEALGTNWHPLIVHFPIAFLTGFFLLELIGVVLRRQGLRYAASWMLYLGALAAIAAATAGLIAANTVPHGSGVHEIMEWHERLGLTIAGLSSVLAIWRLLGRERISAMAEALHLFLGAILVIAIVFAADLGGLMVYQHGVGVKSLQVADDHHHHHHHDDHEHAQADSNRASDAQPTQGAEAADNSGESDGSSVEPRSHGASDSADEAHSHEASGSEAKPHSHETPSGDGKTHSHKDSHTHGKPHSHGVAGTRKEPRAKP
- a CDS encoding S8 family peptidase produces the protein MSFGLTALALALLLQLAGCATDLDVPSIDPAPDPSIEERRILVTFTDSSIGRKVPGNILDRYRAHGRYLGSAWSTRVAADLAEQYGLKLVAEWPVTVLRVVCVVYEIPTDQIPVDMMNTIAQDHRVESVQFMRTFQALVDDTSASLGGDPYFRLQKNLQRMRIETAHRLATGRGVRIALVDTGVDDAHPDLQGQIAVSKNLASSNHDKPTDDVHGTAVAGIVAARSGNGIGIAGIAPGAKIYALKACWPEHPGSVSALCNSFTLLAALNEAVRLGIPIVNLSLTGADDPLVGRLLRAAIDQGILVVAADASENGSNPGFPANQTGVIAVRTVQTDHKPKATADDGIVAPGTDILTTLPYGRYDFVSGSSFAAPHVTGVLALMRQLKPSLTAPEAVKLLHASVVSSTQAQDPLNRVIDACLALARLLGLPDCGKPS
- a CDS encoding RNA polymerase sigma factor, whose amino-acid sequence is MTGIQARDIGAFETLYSSFYRRLSRFVFQVTRQLDMVEDVINETMLVVWEKPETFDYTCKVSTWIFGIAYRKALKVSAKQARSAHAVPIDEFGEELADSKASPARQVEGEDLLSVALESLPQDQRAVIELTFGQGLRYQEIAAILDCPENTVKTRMFHARKKLQTLFRELTPEPAGVDMS